The Spiroplasma citri genomic sequence TGTTCATATTTATTACTTTAATATCTTCATCTTTAACATCACGAATAATTGAAAATTCTTCATCAATTAAAATTGTTTCTTCTAATAAATTTGTTCGTGATTGTTCTGCTTTTTGTAATTCAGATTCATTAACTAATTGTTTTGTTACTTCTTTCTTTTTTTGAAAAAAACTAGTTTTCTTCTTCATAAATCACGTCCTTACCAACGACATATGTTTTTATATTTTTTTTAATTATAACATCAATAATTTCTGCTCACATTAAATTTTTTTCTTGAAATTCTGCTTGTTTTATCCGCGGTTTTGTAACCGGATTCTTTGGAACAAATAAACTACAACAATCTTCAAATGGTAAAATTGATGTCTGATAAGTATCAATTTGTTTTGCAATATCAATGATTTCATTTTTATCAAAACATAATACTGGTCGCAAAATTGGCAATGTAGAAACAGCATTGATCGTATTAATACTTTCAATTGTTTGCGAAGCAACTTGCCCCAATGATTCTCCAGTAATAATTGCCTGACATTTTAATTCTTTGGCTAATAAATTAGCGATCCGATAAAACATTCGTCGCATAATAATAATTCGATAACTAGCATCAGGAATATGCATTAATTCATGTTGTAACATTGAAAAATTAACCACATACAAGCGCTGCTGATTTTGACCAGCATAATAATTTAATTTTTGAACTAAAGTTTTAACCTTTTGTAATGCTTCTTCAGTCGTATGTGGTGGTGGTGCAAAATGTAAATATTCAACATTCATTCCCCGTTTCATTGTTAAAAAAGACGCAACTGGTGAATCAATTCCCCCCGATAGCATTACTAATCCTTGACCAGATATTCCAACTGGTAAACCACCAATTGTTTTAATTTTATTAACAAAAAGATATGTAAATGTTCGTCGTACTTCAACATCAATTTGTAAAACTGGTTGATGAACATCAACCTTAACCTTTGTTTGTTGTAATACTTTTGGTGCTAATTGTTGTTTAATTTCTGTCGATGTAAGTGGAAAAGTCTTATCATTTCGGCGTACTTCTAATTTAAAAGTTGCTGGTTGATAATAATTTACAATATTAATTGCACAATTAGCAATTTCTGATAAATCACAACTAACCTTTTTGGCTAATGATAAAGATGATGAACCAAAAACATTTTTAACAATGTTAACAATTTCTATACTAACTGTTGCATCTAATAATTCAATAAATAAACGATCAAATTCTTTTTTAAGTTGATATTGATTTTCATAGGCTACTAATTTTGTTTTAATATTATTAACTAAAACTCTTGTAAAATTATTACGGTTTTTTCCTTTTGTTGTTAATTCCCCATAACGAATTAATATTACATCAAAATTCATTTTATACTCCATTTCCTATATTTTTCCTTGTTCTTCATTAATAATTTTTAACGCTAAAAATAATGAGCCATCATAATCGCCATCGCGATAAGCAATCTGAGCATTACGTAATTGGTCATCAACATCATCATTTGTTAAAATAAATTTTTGTGCATAAACTAATGTTTCTTGTGATAATAAATCTAATAAAATATTATTTTTAATTTTCTCAAACAATTTTAAAACTTCTGTTTTTAACCGATTTAGTTTACCTGTTACTTCATCAACTTCACTAGGATTATTAACATCAAATGATATTCGTTTAATTTTTTCTAATGATTGGCGATAATCACTAATTGCTTTTTCATATTTTGTTAATAATTTTTTATATTGTAATTGATTTAAGCGAACTTCAGCTTGTAATAAAACAACTTCTAATAAATGAATTGTTTTACGAATTTCAGTTTCTGCAAAATTACGTTTTTCAATAATCTTAACAACATTTTCTAATGCTTCTTGAGTAACAACAGCATTTTCTAATAAACGCACTAATTCTTGATTAAAATTAACATAGTCACGACCATTACGATTAATTTCTAATGCTAAGCGGTTAGTATCATGCGTTAAATCCTTTGTTTTTCCCATTGCTTCACGATAAATACCTTCTTCATGCGCCGTTAATGTTGATGAACTACGCAATGCTTCAATTTGTCGAGAAATCGCATTAAAACTTCGTTCAATTTTATTAATATAATCCATCACAACTTGATAATACTTTTTAAAACATGAAATAATTGCTTTTTGGTGCTCAATACTTTGATCAAAATCACTAATTTGATTAATAATCTCAATTGTTTTATTAGTTGCTTTTTTATATTGCAAGTTATCAATATATTTAGAAATTAAAATTTTAGTTTCATCAATATTTTGAGTTAATTCATCAAAACTATACTTTAATAAATCACGGCTACTTTCATCTTTATTAAAAAGAACATATTTATCTTTTAATAAAGAAAGCTTGTTTGGAACTACTTTCGTTAATAAAATTTTAATTTGTGGAATGTTATCTAAAATCTCAACAAAAATAGTTAACGAAGTAGTAATATTTGATAAAATTTGTTCTGTTTTAACAAAATCACCCGCTGTTAAATAATCCTCAAATTCATCAAACATACTTTCAATATTTCGTTCAAAATCACTAATCTTTTTAGAATCTAAGGATACATTCATTTGTAATTTTACGGCATCTTCTAATAATGAATTAAACATTTTCTTATGTGCTAAAATATAATCTCGTTGCAATAATTCAATTCGTAATTGACTGTTAATTTCATCTAATAATCGACGAGCTTCTTCTTCCAATAAAGTTAATTCTTTTAACAACGGAATAATTTTTTGTACTGATACTTTTGGCATTTTCTTTGATGCTGTTTTATTAATTTGATATAACTTACGAAATACTTCTAAACAACTTATTAATTTTTTTTCATAAATAATTTCATACTTTGTTCGTCATATAATCAAGTCTTTTGCATAGCAATTATTATAACGAGCAATTTCAGAAATCCGAAAAATTTTATGTTTTAATGGTAATCGTTTTAAAATATCAAATTTTTTTAAAACTTTAATTTCAATTGTTTTTAAATAACGCTTTTGTCCTCAGAACACTAGTGTTATTATTAGTAGTAATAGGCAAGTAAAAAATAAAATCAATAACGTTAATTTAACTGGATTATTAATAATATTCCCCATTTTGCCTAGCCTCCAATCATTACTATATATCAATTGAATTATAGCACTTGCAAAAGATATTACATTAAAAATTAGAAAAAAATATTGAATTATCCTTGATTTTATTATAAAATGTTTCTTAGACAACACAGAGAAGCAGCAGAATTGCATAGTAATGTTCTTAGTTTTTTATTAATTAGGATTTAATATTAAAGTAACCCTAGCTGTTAGGGCGAAGCAAAAAACTTCCTTTATTAGAGCAATTCAATGAATCTTTTTGTATGTCATAATGATATATAGGAGGTTTTTTAATGGCACGTTATCGTGGGAGTATATTTAAAAAAGCAAGAAGATATGGTTTTAGTATCTTAGAAAACGACAAAGAGTTTTCAAAAGGGAAAAAAAGAACAACACCACCTGGTCAACATGGACAACGTCGTTCAAAATTATCAAACTATGGATTACAATTACATGAAAAACAAAAAGTTTGTTATATGTATGGTTTAACAGAACGTCAATTCCGTAACACTTACAGTAAATCAAAAAAAATGAAAGGAATTGCCGGAACAAACTTCTTAATTATGTTAGAATCACGTTTAGATAACATTGTGCATCGTATGGGGCTATCACAAACAAGAGCAGGAGCTCGCCAATTGGTGAATCATGCTCATATTCTTGTTAATGGAAAAAAAGTTGATATTCCATCATACAATTGTAAACCTGGCGATGTAATTAGTGTAAAAGAAAGTTCACAAAAGAATGTTAAGATTTTAGAAAGTTTAGATAGTCAAGTTAGTACATTAGAATTTGTTAAATTTGATAAAACTAAAATGACAGGAACATATGTTCGTTTCCCTCTTCGTGAAGAACTAAATAGTAATATTAATGAAGCATTAATTGTTGAATGATACAACCGTTTAGTTTAAAAAAAATCTCAAAAGAGATGTTTTTTTATTTGTTAAAGTTTTACATATTATCTTGTTACTCCTAGTTTTTTCAATCTTTTATAAATTTGTTTATTTTTATCATTGCTTCACAAATCATATTTAGTATTAAAAGATTTTAGTAAAGCATAATCAAAATTAAGGTTTACTAGTTGTTTGATGCATTTAAAATAATCATTTTTAAGTGGCAAAATAATTTCTGTCACTTTTTGTTTTCAAGACTGTTTATAAACAATTCCACTATAAATATCATTTAATTCAGGAACAATATAATTATAGATTCCACCCACCCCACAGGTTTCACCAGAATTTTGGGCTGGATTTGGATATTCAACAATTTTAATATGTAAGACTAAATGTTCTAATAAATTACAATAGACTAAATGATCAGCTTTTTGATAATCAAATGGATTTTTCTTTGCATATGCTGGAGTTGACAACATAATTGCTTTATCTTCATCAATATGATGAATATATAAGCCTTCGTTTCCCCGCGTAATTCCACTTGTTTTTTTTGATACAATCATGATCAGAAAAGTAATCTTTTGCAACTGGACCATATTTTCTTAATAAATAATTAACGCATTCAGCATATTACTGTGATAATAATTGTTCAATTTCAGTCATTGAGCATACCCGCAATCTTAAAATTAAGAGCGTGTTTTAATTATTATTCAGTTAGTAAATAGTACTTAAATTATATCAAAAAAAGTTTTTATAAAAATCACTTTTAAAAATTATATAACCTAATATGGAGGATATTAATCACCCTAAAACAAATAACAAAATTTATAATTTTATAACATAATATTATCTTTTTTTATTTAATACACATACTTAAAATATCTGGCTGTATAAATTATTTAAGGGTATTTAATATATTTTAAGAAATTATGGAATAAATAATACACATAATTAACTTAAAGATAGCATGTTTAATTTTATTGTCAAAAAATAAAATTAATAAAGACGTAATTTTTGTTGTTCAGTTTTATTAAAATTATTATATAAAATAATATTATTTTCTGGTGGTTTTTCTGATTGTTTAAAATCCTTAATATTATTTCTTAATTTTATCGTATTATTAATATAATATTTGTCGTTTGTTGTTGCGTTTTTATAGTATTTGAAATTGTAATTAAACTAATTTTTGCTTGTTCTAAGGCATCTAAAATATCGCGTTATTTTTTATCATCACTTAAAAACAATAAAATTCTTTCTTTGACATCATTCCCCAGTCTTTGTCATTTTTTAATTCCTAAAAATTTATCTAAAATAAAAATATATTTTTCTTTCCCTGTTATTGGATTAATTTTATAATATCGTCGTCTGCGAAATGTTATTTTACTTTTTAAAGTAATTAATGTTTTTGTTCTTATTTCTTTTAATCGATAATGTTTAAATTTATCATATTTTTGATAATTTTGAAAAATAAGATCATCTCACTTTTCTAACCTATATGCAATTTCTCCAACAACATATCTATTCAAATCTTCATATGTTTTATTAAAAAAGTTTTCACCATTAATAATATTATTAATATCCATTTTAAAGTTGTTTCCTTTTCTGATTTAAAAATAAATCATCACACACATTAAAATAAACACCTAAAAAAAGCAAGTTATTTTTAACTTGTTTTTCCAATATTTAATTTTTTTAATATTATTTAATACAATTTTGATACTTTTTTGATAAAAAAAAATATTATATCTTAATTTAAAATAAAAAAACAATATTTTTTAATCTTGTTTGATTTTATATATATTTTTTTAATATTATCAAATACAATTTTGGTATTTAAACCTTTAAAATTAAAACTTATTTTATTTTCTTCTTTAATTTCTTTAATGGTGTTTGATGTAGCAAAAATATTTACAATAATATTGAAAAAATATTCTTTATTGTCTTTTAATTCTTTATAAATTTTATTAATTTTATTTTTACTTAAAAAATCAAAATTAATTTCTTTTTTTAATTTATCTTCTTCTCACAATGTGTTTATAAATTTAGCAGCTATATCAACAAATTCTTCATATTCTTTTTTTGATTCTTCTTTAAGAATTAATTTTTCTAGCATTTCTAAAAGAGCTAGCCCCTTAACTGATAATATATAACTTTGTTTATAAAGCTATATTTACTAATTAATCGATTAAATATATATAATGGTTTTTCTGTTGGGTGTCCCGTTAATTTTTTTCCGATTGAATAATTAAAAATTGTTTTTTACTTTAATAATCATTTTTATAATTCGGAATTCGATGTTTTTTAGAATAAATTATCATACAATATTCTTTATCTTGATAAATATGATTATTAGTTGGCATTGGATTTGTTTTGTTTCAAAGGATAAAATCATAAAGCATATCTTTTTTACGAACTCAATCTAAATAATCAATTTGTTGTCTATTCATTCAAATTAACATAAATTTAGTTTTTGAAATTCGATAAAACTCATCTAAATAAGTATTTATATCAAATGAATTATGCAAATTATTATCATAAATAGCATTAATATATTTATTTATGCTTTTGGTTATATTGCTTTTTTCATTTATTTGTTCGTTTTCTCTTTTTGATAAATTATATAAATAGAGCGGATATCAGTTAATATTAAATCAACACTATCGTTTTCTAATGTCTTTATAAATTCCAAAGCATCTCCATTCATTAATTTTCCTAAATTTGTTTTAAACATTTTTTAACCCTTTGCCTTTCACTTCACTTTAAAGGTGATCGCAGGCACTATACTATTGTGTTTTAAAATATACAGTGAGCTTTATATGTTATATCTATTTAATATATAATCTTAAAACTTTGTATATTATTTAAAACTTTTTTGGGAATATTTTAATTTAAACTTTTTAAGTCTTTAATTAATTGTTCTTCTTTTTCAACACTTAAATTTGCTAAATTATTTTTATTTGTTTTTAATTTTTTAGGTTCACTTGAAAATAAAGTTTCTTTCATATTAGTAGAGTAATTTTGTTTATATTGATTATATAAATTAATTAATTTCGTTCCAGTTAAACGCTTTCAAATATTACGCTTTAAATTTTCATCATATTTTACAATAAAATAAGAATTATCATAAATCAAGCGGATTGCTACTTGATTAGAATTTTTTTCACTCGGATAAATAAACTTATTACTCAATCAAAACCCAATATGACAATTATGATTAGGTAAATTTATAAAACTTGCTTTTTCTGTTACAAAAGGTATAAATTCCTTACTAATAAAACAATTTTCTATATTCTTATTTTTCTTAACAAAATTACTCAATTTTATCAAAA encodes the following:
- a CDS encoding septation ring formation regulator EzrA, producing MGNIINNPVKLTLLILFFTCLLLLIITLVFWGQKRYLKTIEIKVLKKFDILKRLPLKHKIFRISEIARYNNCYAKDLIIWRTKYEIIYEKKLISCLEVFRKLYQINKTASKKMPKVSVQKIIPLLKELTLLEEEARRLLDEINSQLRIELLQRDYILAHKKMFNSLLEDAVKLQMNVSLDSKKISDFERNIESMFDEFEDYLTAGDFVKTEQILSNITTSLTIFVEILDNIPQIKILLTKVVPNKLSLLKDKYVLFNKDESSRDLLKYSFDELTQNIDETKILISKYIDNLQYKKATNKTIEIINQISDFDQSIEHQKAIISCFKKYYQVVMDYINKIERSFNAISRQIEALRSSSTLTAHEEGIYREAMGKTKDLTHDTNRLALEINRNGRDYVNFNQELVRLLENAVVTQEALENVVKIIEKRNFAETEIRKTIHLLEVVLLQAEVRLNQLQYKKLLTKYEKAISDYRQSLEKIKRISFDVNNPSEVDEVTGKLNRLKTEVLKLFEKIKNNILLDLLSQETLVYAQKFILTNDDVDDQLRNAQIAYRDGDYDGSLFLALKIINEEQGKI
- a CDS encoding UPF0236 family transposase-like protein; amino-acid sequence: MDINNIINGENFFNKTYEDLNRYVVGEIAYRLEKWDDLIFQNYQKYDKFKHYRLKEIRTKTLITLKSKITFRRRRYYKINPITGKEKYIFILDKFLGIKKWQRLGNDVKERILLFLSDDKK
- a CDS encoding DUF3627 domain-containing protein — its product is MSNFVKKNKNIENCFISKEFIPFVTEKASFINLPNHNCHIGFWLSNKFIYPSEKNSNQVAIRLIYDNSYFIVKYDENLKRNIWKRLTGTKLINLYNQYKQNYSTNMKETLFSSEPKKLKTNKNNLANLSVEKEEQLIKDLKSLN
- the thiI gene encoding tRNA uracil 4-sulfurtransferase ThiI — translated: MNFDVILIRYGELTTKGKNRNNFTRVLVNNIKTKLVAYENQYQLKKEFDRLFIELLDATVSIEIVNIVKNVFGSSSLSLAKKVSCDLSEIANCAINIVNYYQPATFKLEVRRNDKTFPLTSTEIKQQLAPKVLQQTKVKVDVHQPVLQIDVEVRRTFTYLFVNKIKTIGGLPVGISGQGLVMLSGGIDSPVASFLTMKRGMNVEYLHFAPPPHTTEEALQKVKTLVQKLNYYAGQNQQRLYVVNFSMLQHELMHIPDASYRIIIMRRMFYRIANLLAKELKCQAIITGESLGQVASQTIESINTINAVSTLPILRPVLCFDKNEIIDIAKQIDTYQTSILPFEDCCSLFVPKNPVTKPRIKQAEFQEKNLMWAEIIDVIIKKNIKTYVVGKDVIYEEEN
- the rpsD gene encoding 30S ribosomal protein S4, producing the protein MARYRGSIFKKARRYGFSILENDKEFSKGKKRTTPPGQHGQRRSKLSNYGLQLHEKQKVCYMYGLTERQFRNTYSKSKKMKGIAGTNFLIMLESRLDNIVHRMGLSQTRAGARQLVNHAHILVNGKKVDIPSYNCKPGDVISVKESSQKNVKILESLDSQVSTLEFVKFDKTKMTGTYVRFPLREELNSNINEALIVEWYNRLV